A region of Vigna radiata var. radiata cultivar VC1973A chromosome 6, Vradiata_ver6, whole genome shotgun sequence DNA encodes the following proteins:
- the LOC106764290 gene encoding uncharacterized aarF domain-containing protein kinase 1 isoform X2 translates to MTPKTFNFPAKRTTALFLLTATAAAAAAAQTTNSAVLSHLPSLSADKAGGEIHGLLRTARAVSTVASTVVDYEFSLRGLKKDSDQYRLTISQVHLRSAKRFLKLCEANKGFYVKAGQFVAAQKVLPTEYSSTLSSLQDRVAPVPFKIVREVLKNSLGPNFSDMFLSIDEQPVAAASIAQVHRAVLKSGYDVAIKLYPQYKLEWLPLAFAKSMSSELDFVQEARNSEIAAKTFRNNKMVKIPHVFWDLTTRLVLTMQFCAGHKIDDLDFLNQIGVDPEKVAKSLIQLFAEMIFVHGYIHGDPHPGNILVSPEGCNGFSLVLLDHAVYTILDEEFRKDFCMLWEALILKDSMKTLWFGERLGSGKYSRYLPIIFTGTTIESKYAVGISIEEKEALKRELKSLLFEDLHSFMESLPPDFIAIMRADALIRSIIRKMDVSRVMRLLTYTKYAVYGGLCPKLNEGESRKILGTNFYFAVKAGFFSFISTLKYVRILITVLIGANNVIPWQQKLKSVRSYLYSKINYDSLGFLVHSVFLLLCIRPALF, encoded by the exons ATGACGCCTAAAACTTTCAATTTTCCCGCCAAACGCACAACCGCACTTTTCCTTCTAACCGCaaccgccgccgccgccgccgccgcacAAACTACTAACTCCGCCGTGCTCTCTCATCTTCCATCACTCTCAGCCGACAAAGCTGGAGGCGAAATCCATGGTCTCCTCCGCACCGCTCGTGCCGTCTCCACG GTCGCTTCCACTGTTGTTGACTATGAATTCTCTTTGCGTGGCCTTAAAAAGGACTCCGACCAGTACCGTCTAACGATTTCTCAG GTGCATCTACGCTCCGCCAAGAGGTTTCTCAAGTTATGCGAAGCCAACAAAGGGTTTTATGTGAAGGCTGGGCAGTTTGTTGCGGCGCAGAAAGTGCTTCCTACAGAGTACTCGTCCACTTTGTCTTCGTTACAGGACCGG GTTGCTCCTGTTCCTTTTAAAATAGTCAGGGAGGTGTTAAAGAATAGTCTCGGACCTAATTTCTCTGATAT GTTTTTGTCAATTGATGAACAACCTGTAGCTGCTGCATCTATTGCTCAAGTTCACCGTGCAGTGCTGAAAAGCGGTTATGATGTAGCAATCAAG TTATACCCTCAATACAAGCTCGAGTGGCTACCCTTAGCGTTTGCTAAGTCTATGTCTTCAGAACTTG ATTTTGTTCAGGAGGCAAGGAATTCTGAGATAGCAGCCAAAACATTCAGAAATAACAAAATGGTCAAGATTCCTCATGTATTCTGG GACTTGACAACAAGGCTTGTCCTAACCATGCAGTTTTGTGCAGGACACAAG ATTGATGACTTGGATTTTCTGAATCAGATTGGGGTTGATCCAGAAAAG GTAGCAAAATCACTGATTCAGCTATTTGCTGAAATGATATTTGTACATGGTTACATACATGGTGATCCTCACCCTGGTAATATTTTAGTTTCCCCAGAAGGCTGTAATGGTTTCTCTTTGG TTCTTCTAGATCACGCAGTGTACACGATATTGGATGAAGAATTTAGAAAAGATTTCTGTATGTTATGGGAAGCCTTGATTCTCAAGGATTCAATGAAAACATTGTGGTTTGGTGAGCGATTAGGTTCTGGGAAGTATTCCAGATACTTACCCATCATTTTCACTGGAACAACCATTGAAAG CAAATATGCCGTTGGAATATCGATTGAAGAAAAAGAGGCCTTGAAACGTGAATTGAAATCTCTGTTATTTGAGGATTTGCATTCATTCATGGAGTCTCTGCCGCCAGATTTTATTGCTATTATGCGTGCAGA TGCACTGATAAGGTCAATTATTAGAAAGATGGATGTCTCACGGGTCATGAGGTTGCTAACTTACACCAAATATGCTGTGTATGGTGGTCTGTGTCCAAAATTGAATGAAGGGGAATCACGTAAAATACTCGGAACAAACTTCT ATTTTGCTGTGAAAGCTGGTTTTTTCAGTTTCATATCAACGTTAAAATATGTTCGAATCCTAATAACAGTCCTTATAG GGGCCAATAATGTTATCCCTTGGCAGCAGAAGTTGAAAAGTGTACGGAGTTACTTGTATAGTAAGATAAATTATGACTCTTTGGGCTTCTTGGTGCAttctgtttttcttcttttatgcaTCCGTCCTGCATTGTTCTAA
- the LOC106764290 gene encoding uncharacterized aarF domain-containing protein kinase 1 isoform X3, producing the protein MTPKTFNFPAKRTTALFLLTATAAAAAAAQTTNSAVLSHLPSLSADKAGGEIHGLLRTARAVSTVASTVVDYEFSLRGLKKDSDQYRLTISQVHLRSAKRFLKLCEANKGFYVKAGQFVAAQKVLPTEYSSTLSSLQDRVAPVPFKIVREVLKNSLGPNFSDMFLSIDEQPVAAASIAQVHRAVLKSGYDVAIKVQYPWIEQQMNFDTRTMYFLSKTIAWLYPQYKLEWLPLAFAKSMSSELDFVQEARNSEIAAKTFRNNKMVKIPHVFWDLTTRLVLTMQFCAGHKIDDLDFLNQIGVDPEKVAKSLIQLFAEMIFVHGYIHGDPHPGNILVSPEGCNGFSLVLLDHAVYTILDEEFRKDFCMLWEALILKDSMKTLWFGERLGSGKYSRYLPIIFTGTTIESKYAVGISIEEKEALKRELKSLLFEDLHSFMESLPPDFIAIMRADALIRSIIRKMDVSRVMRLLTYTKYAVYGGLCPKLNEGESRKILGTNFWANNVIPWQQKLKSVRSYLYSKINYDSLGFLVHSVFLLLCIRPALF; encoded by the exons ATGACGCCTAAAACTTTCAATTTTCCCGCCAAACGCACAACCGCACTTTTCCTTCTAACCGCaaccgccgccgccgccgccgccgcacAAACTACTAACTCCGCCGTGCTCTCTCATCTTCCATCACTCTCAGCCGACAAAGCTGGAGGCGAAATCCATGGTCTCCTCCGCACCGCTCGTGCCGTCTCCACG GTCGCTTCCACTGTTGTTGACTATGAATTCTCTTTGCGTGGCCTTAAAAAGGACTCCGACCAGTACCGTCTAACGATTTCTCAG GTGCATCTACGCTCCGCCAAGAGGTTTCTCAAGTTATGCGAAGCCAACAAAGGGTTTTATGTGAAGGCTGGGCAGTTTGTTGCGGCGCAGAAAGTGCTTCCTACAGAGTACTCGTCCACTTTGTCTTCGTTACAGGACCGG GTTGCTCCTGTTCCTTTTAAAATAGTCAGGGAGGTGTTAAAGAATAGTCTCGGACCTAATTTCTCTGATAT GTTTTTGTCAATTGATGAACAACCTGTAGCTGCTGCATCTATTGCTCAAGTTCACCGTGCAGTGCTGAAAAGCGGTTATGATGTAGCAATCAAG GTACAATATCCTTGGATAGAGCAGCAGATGAATTTTGATACAAGAACAATGTATTTCCTATCGAAAACTATTGCATGG TTATACCCTCAATACAAGCTCGAGTGGCTACCCTTAGCGTTTGCTAAGTCTATGTCTTCAGAACTTG ATTTTGTTCAGGAGGCAAGGAATTCTGAGATAGCAGCCAAAACATTCAGAAATAACAAAATGGTCAAGATTCCTCATGTATTCTGG GACTTGACAACAAGGCTTGTCCTAACCATGCAGTTTTGTGCAGGACACAAG ATTGATGACTTGGATTTTCTGAATCAGATTGGGGTTGATCCAGAAAAG GTAGCAAAATCACTGATTCAGCTATTTGCTGAAATGATATTTGTACATGGTTACATACATGGTGATCCTCACCCTGGTAATATTTTAGTTTCCCCAGAAGGCTGTAATGGTTTCTCTTTGG TTCTTCTAGATCACGCAGTGTACACGATATTGGATGAAGAATTTAGAAAAGATTTCTGTATGTTATGGGAAGCCTTGATTCTCAAGGATTCAATGAAAACATTGTGGTTTGGTGAGCGATTAGGTTCTGGGAAGTATTCCAGATACTTACCCATCATTTTCACTGGAACAACCATTGAAAG CAAATATGCCGTTGGAATATCGATTGAAGAAAAAGAGGCCTTGAAACGTGAATTGAAATCTCTGTTATTTGAGGATTTGCATTCATTCATGGAGTCTCTGCCGCCAGATTTTATTGCTATTATGCGTGCAGA TGCACTGATAAGGTCAATTATTAGAAAGATGGATGTCTCACGGGTCATGAGGTTGCTAACTTACACCAAATATGCTGTGTATGGTGGTCTGTGTCCAAAATTGAATGAAGGGGAATCACGTAAAATACTCGGAACAAACTTCT GGGCCAATAATGTTATCCCTTGGCAGCAGAAGTTGAAAAGTGTACGGAGTTACTTGTATAGTAAGATAAATTATGACTCTTTGGGCTTCTTGGTGCAttctgtttttcttcttttatgcaTCCGTCCTGCATTGTTCTAA
- the LOC106764834 gene encoding glutamate decarboxylase 1: MVLSKTASETDVSVHSTFASRYVRTILPRFKMGEQSIPKEAAYQIINDELMLDGNPRLNLASFVTTWMEPECDKLIMAAINKNYVDMDEYPVTTELQNRCVNMIAHLFNAPLEESEPAVGVGTVGSSEAIMLAGLAFKRRWQNRRKQEGKPCDSPNIVTGANVQVCWEKFARYFEVELKEVKLSDGYFVMXPEKAVEMVDENTICVAAILGSTLNGEFEDVKRLNDLLLEKNQTTGWDTPIHVDAASGGFIAPFLYPELEWDFRLPLVKSINVSGHKYXLVYAGIGWVIWRTKEDLPEELIFHINYLGADQPTFTLNFSKGSSQVIAQYYQLIRLGFEGYKMVMENCRDNMAVLKEGLEKTEKFDIVSKEIGVPLVAFTLKDHSHFNEFQISDLLRRYGWIVPAYTMPPDAEHVTVLRVVVREDFSRTLAERLVTDLTKVVRELELLPARVISSTVTTGEDGEVTEGKVLVAKKSELETQRAITSAWKKFVMEKKKMNGVC; the protein is encoded by the exons ATGGTTCTCTCCAAAACTGCATCGGAGACGGATGTTTCTGTCCATTCAACCTTCGCTTCTCGCTATGTGCGCACAATTCTTCCCAG ATTCAAGATGGGAGAGCAATCGATCCCGAAGGAAGCGGCGTACCAGATCATAAACGACGAGCTGATGTTAGATGGAAATCCGAGGCTGAACCTGGCATCGTTTGTGACGACGTGGATGGAGCCTGAATGTGACAAACTCATAATGGCTGCCATTAACAAAAACTATGTGGACATGGATGAGTACCCTGTAACCACTGAACTCCAG AACCGTTGCGTTAACATGATAGCTCACCTTTTCAATGCACCACTCGAAGAGTCAGAACCTGCAGTTGGTGTTGGCACGGTTGGCTCATCAGAGGCCATAATGTTGGCTGGATTGGCATTCAAAAGGAGATGGCAGAATAGAAGGAAACAAGAAGGGAAGCCTTGTGATAGTCCCAATATCGTTACTGGTGCCAATGTTCAG GTTTGCTGGGAGAAATTTGCGAGGTACTTTGAAGTGGAGTTGAAAGAGGTGAAGCTGAGTGATGGATACTTTGTAATGGANCCTGAGAAAGCAGTGGAAATGGTGGATGAGAACACCATTTGTGTTGCTGCTATCCTTGGTTCCACTTTGAACGGAGAGTTTGAAGATGTCAAGCGCTTAAATGATCTCCTACTAGAAAAGAATCAGACAACTGG ATGGGATACTCCAATTCATGTGGATGCAGCCAGTGGTGGATTCATTGCACCGTTTCTTTATCCAGAGCTTGAGTGGGACTTTCGGTTACCACTAGTGAAGAGCATCAATGTTAGTGGACACAAATATGNTCTAGTCTATGCTGGAATTGGTTGGGTCATTTGGAGAACCAAGGAAGACCTTCCTGAGGAACTCATTTTCCACATTAACTATCTCGGAGCTGATCAACCCACCTTCACCCTCAACTTCTCCAAAG GTTCTAGCCAAGTTATTGCCCAGTACTACCAACTAATTCGATTGGGTTTTGAG GGATACAAAATGGTGATGGAAAACTGCAGAGACAACATGGCAGTGCTTAAGGAAGGTCTAGAGAAAACTGAAAAGTTCGACATTGTGTCTAAAGAAATCGGTGTCCCATTGGTGGCCTTCACTTTGAAGGATCATAGCCACTTCAATGAGTTCCAAATCTCTGACCTGCTGAGGCGCTATGGATGGATAGTGCCAGCATACACTATGCCTCCAGATGCAGAACATGTCACAGTGCTTCGTGTTGTGGTTAGGGAGGACTTCTCTCGCACCCTTGCGGAGCGTCTTGTCACTGATCTCACCAAAGTGGTGCGCGAGCTGGAGCTGCTTCCTGCTAGGGTAATCAGCAGCACCGTAACGACTGGAGAAGATGGTGAGGTCACTGAGGGAAAAGTATTGGTTGCCAAGAAGAGTGAATTAGAGACACAGAGGGCAATCACTTCAGCTTGGAA
- the LOC106764290 gene encoding uncharacterized aarF domain-containing protein kinase 1 isoform X1 → MTPKTFNFPAKRTTALFLLTATAAAAAAAQTTNSAVLSHLPSLSADKAGGEIHGLLRTARAVSTVASTVVDYEFSLRGLKKDSDQYRLTISQVHLRSAKRFLKLCEANKGFYVKAGQFVAAQKVLPTEYSSTLSSLQDRVAPVPFKIVREVLKNSLGPNFSDMFLSIDEQPVAAASIAQVHRAVLKSGYDVAIKVQYPWIEQQMNFDTRTMYFLSKTIAWLYPQYKLEWLPLAFAKSMSSELDFVQEARNSEIAAKTFRNNKMVKIPHVFWDLTTRLVLTMQFCAGHKIDDLDFLNQIGVDPEKVAKSLIQLFAEMIFVHGYIHGDPHPGNILVSPEGCNGFSLVLLDHAVYTILDEEFRKDFCMLWEALILKDSMKTLWFGERLGSGKYSRYLPIIFTGTTIESKYAVGISIEEKEALKRELKSLLFEDLHSFMESLPPDFIAIMRADALIRSIIRKMDVSRVMRLLTYTKYAVYGGLCPKLNEGESRKILGTNFYFAVKAGFFSFISTLKYVRILITVLIGANNVIPWQQKLKSVRSYLYSKINYDSLGFLVHSVFLLLCIRPALF, encoded by the exons ATGACGCCTAAAACTTTCAATTTTCCCGCCAAACGCACAACCGCACTTTTCCTTCTAACCGCaaccgccgccgccgccgccgccgcacAAACTACTAACTCCGCCGTGCTCTCTCATCTTCCATCACTCTCAGCCGACAAAGCTGGAGGCGAAATCCATGGTCTCCTCCGCACCGCTCGTGCCGTCTCCACG GTCGCTTCCACTGTTGTTGACTATGAATTCTCTTTGCGTGGCCTTAAAAAGGACTCCGACCAGTACCGTCTAACGATTTCTCAG GTGCATCTACGCTCCGCCAAGAGGTTTCTCAAGTTATGCGAAGCCAACAAAGGGTTTTATGTGAAGGCTGGGCAGTTTGTTGCGGCGCAGAAAGTGCTTCCTACAGAGTACTCGTCCACTTTGTCTTCGTTACAGGACCGG GTTGCTCCTGTTCCTTTTAAAATAGTCAGGGAGGTGTTAAAGAATAGTCTCGGACCTAATTTCTCTGATAT GTTTTTGTCAATTGATGAACAACCTGTAGCTGCTGCATCTATTGCTCAAGTTCACCGTGCAGTGCTGAAAAGCGGTTATGATGTAGCAATCAAG GTACAATATCCTTGGATAGAGCAGCAGATGAATTTTGATACAAGAACAATGTATTTCCTATCGAAAACTATTGCATGG TTATACCCTCAATACAAGCTCGAGTGGCTACCCTTAGCGTTTGCTAAGTCTATGTCTTCAGAACTTG ATTTTGTTCAGGAGGCAAGGAATTCTGAGATAGCAGCCAAAACATTCAGAAATAACAAAATGGTCAAGATTCCTCATGTATTCTGG GACTTGACAACAAGGCTTGTCCTAACCATGCAGTTTTGTGCAGGACACAAG ATTGATGACTTGGATTTTCTGAATCAGATTGGGGTTGATCCAGAAAAG GTAGCAAAATCACTGATTCAGCTATTTGCTGAAATGATATTTGTACATGGTTACATACATGGTGATCCTCACCCTGGTAATATTTTAGTTTCCCCAGAAGGCTGTAATGGTTTCTCTTTGG TTCTTCTAGATCACGCAGTGTACACGATATTGGATGAAGAATTTAGAAAAGATTTCTGTATGTTATGGGAAGCCTTGATTCTCAAGGATTCAATGAAAACATTGTGGTTTGGTGAGCGATTAGGTTCTGGGAAGTATTCCAGATACTTACCCATCATTTTCACTGGAACAACCATTGAAAG CAAATATGCCGTTGGAATATCGATTGAAGAAAAAGAGGCCTTGAAACGTGAATTGAAATCTCTGTTATTTGAGGATTTGCATTCATTCATGGAGTCTCTGCCGCCAGATTTTATTGCTATTATGCGTGCAGA TGCACTGATAAGGTCAATTATTAGAAAGATGGATGTCTCACGGGTCATGAGGTTGCTAACTTACACCAAATATGCTGTGTATGGTGGTCTGTGTCCAAAATTGAATGAAGGGGAATCACGTAAAATACTCGGAACAAACTTCT ATTTTGCTGTGAAAGCTGGTTTTTTCAGTTTCATATCAACGTTAAAATATGTTCGAATCCTAATAACAGTCCTTATAG GGGCCAATAATGTTATCCCTTGGCAGCAGAAGTTGAAAAGTGTACGGAGTTACTTGTATAGTAAGATAAATTATGACTCTTTGGGCTTCTTGGTGCAttctgtttttcttcttttatgcaTCCGTCCTGCATTGTTCTAA